A region of Kribbella sp. NBC_01245 DNA encodes the following proteins:
- a CDS encoding helix-turn-helix transcriptional regulator — MTLHQIEVLDRHQGKQHQARPAEDGMLTMTPRVATDDLLGLVRPTAGEPVNGIRWLDGRAEIRAELDLLDAGCGIERMAMVADLPPVRSHSVVAWRTRGVRARTIHQVAPLSGRVLGTDPAEEEARAFLAVSATMVIADRSAALVIQPPVETDGALAWRGLMIHDVRLVDLLCEMYDGVWECSLPIGLDEGAEPRSEELTERQECIGRLLATGAKDEAIARRMGLSLRTVRSEISRLTEALGARSRFQAGVQLARRYG, encoded by the coding sequence ATGACACTGCACCAGATCGAGGTGCTCGACCGGCATCAGGGGAAGCAGCATCAGGCGAGACCGGCGGAGGACGGCATGCTCACGATGACGCCACGGGTTGCGACGGACGATCTGCTCGGGCTGGTCCGTCCGACCGCGGGGGAGCCGGTCAACGGCATCCGCTGGCTGGATGGACGGGCCGAGATCCGGGCCGAGCTGGACCTGCTGGACGCGGGTTGTGGCATCGAGCGGATGGCGATGGTCGCCGACCTGCCGCCGGTTCGGTCACACTCCGTGGTCGCCTGGCGGACCCGGGGTGTCCGGGCCCGGACGATCCACCAAGTCGCGCCGCTGTCCGGCCGCGTGCTCGGGACGGATCCGGCCGAGGAGGAGGCCCGGGCGTTCCTGGCCGTCTCGGCGACGATGGTGATCGCGGACCGTTCGGCCGCGCTGGTCATCCAGCCGCCGGTGGAGACCGACGGCGCGCTGGCCTGGCGCGGGCTGATGATCCATGACGTCCGGCTGGTCGACCTGCTCTGCGAGATGTACGACGGAGTCTGGGAGTGCAGCCTGCCGATCGGGCTGGACGAGGGTGCCGAGCCGCGGTCGGAGGAGCTGACCGAGCGGCAGGAGTGCATCGGCCGCCTGCTCGCCACCGGCGCCAAGGACGAGGCGATCGCCCGCCGAATGGGGCTCTCGCTGCGGACGGTCCGCTCGGAGATCAGCAGGCTGACCGAGGCGCTGGGCGCGCGCTCGCGGTTCCAGGCGGGTGTGCAGCTGGCCCGTCGCTACGGCTGA
- the mshB gene encoding N-acetyl-1-D-myo-inositol-2-amino-2-deoxy-alpha-D-glucopyranoside deacetylase: MTALPDRRLLLVHAHPDDETINNGVTMARYVAEGAHVTLVTCTLGEEGEVLVPELAHLAADQTDGLGQHRIGELDAAMKELGVTDHRFLGGPGRYRDTGMIYDDEGNAAVPLETREDSFWRADLLTAADDLVKVIREVQPQVLLAYDEFGGYGHPDHVQAHRVAMYAAALAAVPSYREDLGPAWDIAKIYWNAMGESGLRESLRKLRESGDTTTFEGMDPDGPLPRFVTPDRFISCVISGGAYVDQKMSAMKAHATQITLDGPFFALSNNNGNEVWGDEAYVLAKGTASPGPDGLERDLFAGL; encoded by the coding sequence ATGACTGCACTCCCTGACCGCAGGCTCCTGCTGGTACATGCCCATCCGGACGACGAGACCATCAACAACGGTGTGACGATGGCGCGCTACGTGGCCGAAGGCGCGCACGTCACGCTGGTCACCTGCACCCTCGGCGAGGAGGGCGAGGTGCTGGTGCCGGAGCTGGCGCACCTCGCCGCCGACCAGACCGATGGCCTCGGGCAGCACCGGATCGGCGAGCTGGACGCCGCGATGAAGGAGCTGGGCGTCACCGACCACCGGTTCCTCGGCGGGCCCGGCCGCTACCGCGACACCGGGATGATCTACGACGACGAGGGCAACGCGGCCGTGCCGCTCGAGACCCGCGAGGACAGCTTCTGGCGGGCCGATCTGCTGACCGCGGCCGATGACCTGGTGAAGGTCATCCGGGAGGTCCAGCCGCAGGTTCTGCTGGCGTACGACGAATTCGGTGGTTACGGCCATCCCGACCACGTCCAGGCACACCGCGTCGCCATGTACGCCGCGGCGCTGGCCGCTGTCCCGTCGTACCGCGAGGATCTCGGGCCCGCCTGGGACATCGCGAAGATCTACTGGAACGCGATGGGTGAGAGCGGTCTGCGCGAGAGCCTGCGCAAGCTGCGCGAGTCCGGCGACACCACCACCTTCGAGGGTATGGATCCGGACGGGCCGCTGCCGCGTTTCGTCACGCCGGACCGGTTCATCTCCTGCGTGATCTCCGGCGGGGCGTACGTCGACCAGAAGATGAGCGCGATGAAGGCGCACGCCACGCAGATCACGCTGGACGGGCCATTCTTCGCGTTGTCCAACAACAACGGCAACGAGGTCTGGGGCGACGAGGCGTATGTGCTGGCCAAGGGCACCGCGTCTCCCGGGCCGGACGGTTTGGAGCGTGACCTCTTCGCGGGCCTCTAA
- a CDS encoding flavin reductase family protein: protein MTAPGGLDPKAFKSVLGRFATGITIMSTLQDGVAHAMTANAFTSVSLDPPLVLVCVDKGVRMHDAVLACGSWAVSMLSVGQCELAERFAHSGRDLYSQFDGVPTVPGPATGCPLIEGALSWLECRTWATYEGGDHTIVVGEVIALGEGAQESALTYFSGKYRSVT, encoded by the coding sequence GTGACGGCACCCGGAGGTCTCGACCCCAAGGCATTCAAGTCGGTGCTTGGGCGATTCGCCACCGGGATCACGATCATGAGCACGCTGCAGGACGGTGTCGCGCATGCGATGACGGCCAACGCCTTCACGTCGGTATCGCTGGATCCGCCGTTGGTGCTGGTGTGCGTCGACAAAGGTGTGCGGATGCACGACGCCGTACTGGCCTGCGGTTCCTGGGCCGTCTCGATGCTCAGCGTAGGCCAATGCGAGCTGGCCGAGCGGTTCGCGCACTCAGGGCGCGATCTGTACAGCCAGTTCGATGGTGTGCCGACTGTGCCCGGGCCGGCGACGGGCTGCCCGCTGATCGAAGGCGCGCTGTCCTGGCTCGAGTGCCGGACCTGGGCGACATATGAGGGCGGCGACCATACGATCGTGGTCGGCGAGGTGATCGCGCTGGGCGAGGGTGCTCAAGAGAGCGCGCTCACCTACTTCTCGGGCAAGTACCGGTCGGTGACCTGA
- a CDS encoding VanW family protein → MGRKQLAGIIAAAGLGVLAVGYGAAFAFTGDKVPGDTTVLGVSLGGLSEAEAKAKLTEAVKDKLDTPLKLKAGEKTVTLKPSDAGLHLDVDATVEAAGAGRSANPARMWQVMTGGEAVAPVVTADKAKLDAAVARVAKLIDQPATEGSITFDDLKPVQHEPAPGITVDREGAGDAITKGYPFAGEPVALPADVTEPGAGNPAIAKALKEYAEPAMSGPIRLTVGDKFVDLKPAELAPALKLTGTKDGQVTPTLDAAKLEPLFKERFKNLETEAKDATFKIVGGKPQVEPAVDGQIVARDKVVPAILATLPKPPGERKVSIGLGKSKAKLTTEQAEALGVKEVMGAFTTYFPYAEYRNVNIGTAARKINGTLLKPNEMFSLNKIVGERTRENGFTEGNIINGGKFVLDLGGGVSQSATTTFNAAFFAGLKDVEHKAHSVYISRYPVGREATVAWPSVDLRFLNDSGNGIFVETIFRKSTPGNQGMLTVKIWGTKVWDITAGASERYNGRAPKTVYNTEPGCRPQAPTAGFDIKIYRYFAKNGARVKTESFTTNYNAADLIKCEPKPTPTKPPTTPGPPNNRKPGGSDR, encoded by the coding sequence GTGGGGAGAAAGCAGCTCGCGGGCATTATCGCCGCGGCGGGGCTGGGAGTTCTTGCGGTCGGCTATGGGGCGGCCTTCGCCTTCACCGGAGACAAGGTGCCAGGGGACACAACCGTTCTCGGTGTGTCTCTGGGTGGCCTGTCCGAGGCTGAGGCCAAGGCCAAGCTGACCGAAGCAGTCAAGGACAAACTGGACACGCCTCTCAAACTCAAGGCAGGCGAGAAGACGGTCACACTCAAACCGTCCGACGCAGGCTTACATCTAGACGTCGACGCCACGGTCGAGGCGGCCGGCGCGGGCCGCAGCGCGAACCCGGCACGAATGTGGCAGGTGATGACCGGCGGTGAGGCGGTCGCGCCAGTGGTCACCGCCGACAAGGCCAAGCTCGACGCCGCCGTCGCCCGGGTCGCCAAGCTGATCGACCAGCCGGCCACGGAGGGGTCGATCACGTTCGACGACCTCAAGCCGGTGCAGCACGAGCCGGCGCCTGGCATCACGGTCGACCGCGAAGGCGCCGGTGACGCGATCACGAAGGGTTACCCGTTCGCGGGCGAGCCCGTCGCGCTGCCCGCCGACGTGACCGAGCCGGGCGCGGGGAACCCGGCCATCGCCAAGGCCCTCAAGGAGTACGCCGAGCCCGCCATGTCGGGCCCGATCCGGCTCACTGTCGGGGACAAGTTCGTCGACCTGAAGCCGGCCGAGTTGGCGCCCGCGCTGAAGCTCACCGGGACCAAGGACGGCCAGGTCACGCCCACGCTGGATGCGGCCAAGCTCGAGCCGTTGTTCAAGGAGCGCTTCAAGAACCTCGAGACCGAGGCGAAGGACGCGACCTTCAAGATCGTCGGCGGCAAGCCTCAGGTGGAGCCCGCGGTCGACGGCCAGATCGTTGCCCGGGACAAGGTTGTGCCGGCCATCCTGGCGACGCTGCCGAAGCCGCCGGGTGAGCGCAAGGTCTCGATCGGCCTGGGCAAGAGCAAGGCCAAGCTCACCACCGAGCAGGCCGAGGCGCTGGGTGTGAAGGAAGTGATGGGTGCTTTCACCACCTATTTCCCGTACGCCGAGTACCGCAACGTCAACATCGGCACGGCTGCCCGCAAGATCAACGGCACCCTGCTCAAGCCGAACGAGATGTTCAGCCTGAACAAGATCGTTGGTGAGCGCACCCGGGAGAACGGCTTCACCGAGGGCAACATCATCAACGGCGGCAAGTTCGTGCTCGACCTCGGTGGCGGTGTCTCGCAGTCGGCCACGACGACCTTCAACGCGGCGTTCTTCGCCGGTCTGAAGGACGTCGAGCACAAGGCCCACAGCGTCTACATCAGCCGCTACCCGGTCGGCCGCGAGGCGACCGTGGCCTGGCCGTCGGTGGACCTGCGCTTCCTGAACGACTCCGGTAACGGCATCTTCGTGGAGACGATCTTCAGGAAGTCGACGCCCGGCAACCAGGGCATGCTGACGGTGAAGATCTGGGGCACCAAGGTCTGGGACATCACCGCCGGCGCCTCCGAGCGGTACAACGGCCGTGCGCCCAAGACCGTCTACAACACCGAGCCGGGCTGCCGTCCGCAGGCGCCGACGGCCGGTTTCGACATCAAGATCTACCGCTACTTCGCGAAGAACGGCGCCCGGGTCAAGACCGAGTCGTTCACCACGAACTACAACGCGGCAGACCTGATCAAGTGCGAGCCGAAACCGACTCCGACGAAGCCGCCGACAACACCCGGCCCACCGAACAACCGCAAGCCGGGCGGTTCGGACCGCTAG
- a CDS encoding type II toxin-antitoxin system PemK/MazF family toxin encodes MTDSYVGDFEGRVKLEYAPHPDDGVADPGEVVWTWVPFEDDHSRGKDRPVLVVGHDGHWLLALILTSQDHDRDAADEARHGRVWQDIGSGAWDREGRPSEVRLDRVLRIDANDVRREGAVIDEATYGAVAEGLQALRPPH; translated from the coding sequence ATGACGGATTCGTATGTGGGGGATTTCGAGGGTCGGGTCAAGCTCGAGTATGCGCCGCATCCGGATGACGGGGTGGCGGATCCGGGTGAGGTGGTTTGGACCTGGGTGCCATTCGAGGATGACCACAGCCGGGGTAAGGATCGGCCGGTGCTGGTGGTCGGGCATGACGGTCACTGGCTGCTCGCGCTGATCCTCACCAGTCAGGACCACGACCGGGATGCCGCCGACGAGGCCCGCCATGGGCGCGTCTGGCAGGACATCGGCAGTGGTGCCTGGGATCGGGAGGGCCGGCCGAGCGAGGTGCGCCTGGACCGGGTGCTACGGATCGACGCGAACGACGTCCGTCGCGAAGGCGCGGTCATCGACGAGGCGACGTACGGGGCAGTGGCCGAAGGCCTGCAGGCCCTGCGGCCGCCCCACTAG
- a CDS encoding GNAT family N-acetyltransferase, which translates to MSGLSARDIGHRVVVRYRLPEPVDGHTRTDVLGVLQALDGQGLVVRRADASLEAVPLDRVEAAKPIQAIPLRRVDRDQLLLATGLNRPAAETIQLGDWLLRASGGWTGRGNSLLPYGDPGMPVEKALAEVADFYRTRRLPPLALTVLGSPLEEVLRDEGWVDARPHQSDVLILHTSIDLVNADPGYEVQVTDRPDDEWYDATAEVVPAIGRQMLEGPTGPVGFASIRIDGQIAAVGRGAMTGHWLGIDTVHVRDAYRRRGLGTAVLRGLARWAGSLGARRTYLEVVEENTPALTTYTTLSFTEAYRYRYRTLP; encoded by the coding sequence GTGTCAGGCTTGTCCGCCCGTGATATCGGCCACCGTGTCGTGGTCCGGTACCGCCTGCCGGAGCCCGTAGACGGCCACACCCGCACGGACGTCCTCGGCGTACTGCAGGCGCTTGACGGTCAGGGCTTGGTCGTACGGCGCGCTGACGCCTCGCTGGAGGCCGTTCCGCTCGACCGGGTGGAAGCGGCCAAGCCCATCCAGGCCATCCCCCTGCGCCGGGTCGACCGGGACCAGCTCCTGCTCGCGACGGGCCTGAACCGTCCAGCGGCCGAGACGATCCAGCTCGGTGACTGGCTACTCCGCGCCTCCGGCGGCTGGACCGGCCGAGGGAACTCCCTGCTGCCGTACGGCGATCCAGGTATGCCGGTGGAGAAAGCCCTCGCGGAGGTGGCCGACTTCTACCGCACCCGGCGGCTGCCGCCCTTGGCGCTGACCGTGCTCGGGAGCCCGTTGGAGGAGGTACTACGCGACGAGGGCTGGGTGGACGCGCGTCCGCACCAGTCCGACGTACTGATCCTGCACACCTCGATAGACCTGGTGAACGCCGATCCGGGCTATGAGGTCCAGGTGACCGACAGACCCGACGACGAGTGGTACGACGCGACCGCCGAGGTGGTGCCCGCTATCGGTCGCCAGATGCTCGAAGGTCCTACCGGGCCGGTGGGGTTCGCCTCGATCCGCATCGACGGCCAGATCGCTGCCGTTGGGCGTGGTGCCATGACCGGGCACTGGCTCGGCATCGACACCGTCCACGTCCGCGACGCCTACCGCCGCCGCGGCCTCGGCACCGCCGTACTCCGCGGCCTCGCCCGCTGGGCCGGTTCGCTGGGCGCACGCCGCACCTACCTGGAGGTGGTCGAGGAAAACACCCCCGCCCTAACCACCTACACCACCCTGAGCTTCACCGAGGCCTACCGCTACCGCTACCGCACGCTCCCCTGA
- the fdxA gene encoding ferredoxin encodes MTYVIAQPCVDLKDLACVEECPVDCIYEGNRMLYIHPDECVDCGACEPVCPVEAIYYEDDTPEQWKDFYTANVDFFNDLGSPGGASKMGKIDKDHPFVAALPPQEHDE; translated from the coding sequence GTGACCTACGTCATCGCGCAGCCGTGTGTTGACCTCAAGGACCTCGCCTGCGTCGAGGAGTGTCCTGTCGACTGCATCTACGAAGGCAACCGGATGCTCTACATCCACCCGGACGAGTGTGTCGACTGCGGTGCGTGCGAGCCGGTCTGTCCGGTGGAGGCCATCTACTACGAGGACGACACCCCGGAGCAGTGGAAGGACTTCTACACCGCGAACGTCGATTTCTTCAACGATCTCGGCAGCCCGGGCGGCGCGTCCAAGATGGGCAAGATCGACAAGGACCACCCGTTCGTCGCGGCCCTGCCCCCGCAGGAGCACGACGAGTAA
- the dapD gene encoding 2,3,4,5-tetrahydropyridine-2,6-dicarboxylate N-succinyltransferase: MTDNLHSRAWGFGLATVTQNGSVLDVWYPAPELGEAPADAKAPAELVAAEGKDELRQVRREVVQTVITLGEAPADVADAYLRLHLLSHRLVRPHGLNLDGIFGALPNNAWTSHGPVPVDELEQVRLRARAAGLHLSVTSVDKFPRMTDYVVPSGVRIGDADRVRLGAHLAEGTTVMHEGFVNFNAGTLGTSMVEGRIVAGVVVGDGSDIGAGASIMGTLSGGGTQVVSIGERCLLGANGGTGISLGDDCVVEAGLYVTAGTKVTLPDGKVVKARELSGQPGLLFIRNSVSGAVEARPRKGQGITLNEALHANA; the protein is encoded by the coding sequence ATGACTGACAACCTCCACTCCCGCGCGTGGGGCTTCGGCCTCGCCACCGTCACCCAGAACGGCAGCGTTCTCGACGTCTGGTACCCGGCGCCCGAACTCGGCGAGGCGCCCGCGGACGCGAAGGCCCCGGCCGAACTGGTCGCCGCCGAGGGCAAGGACGAGCTGCGCCAGGTCCGGCGTGAGGTCGTGCAGACGGTCATCACCCTCGGCGAGGCCCCGGCGGATGTGGCTGACGCCTATCTGCGACTGCACCTGCTGTCGCACCGCCTGGTCCGCCCGCACGGGCTGAACCTGGACGGCATCTTCGGCGCCCTGCCGAACAACGCCTGGACGTCGCACGGGCCCGTTCCCGTCGACGAGCTGGAGCAGGTCCGGCTGCGCGCGCGGGCCGCCGGGTTGCACCTGTCGGTCACGAGCGTGGACAAGTTCCCCCGGATGACCGATTACGTCGTGCCGAGTGGCGTGCGGATCGGCGACGCGGACCGGGTCCGGCTCGGCGCACACCTGGCCGAGGGCACCACCGTGATGCACGAGGGCTTCGTGAACTTCAACGCCGGCACCCTCGGTACGTCGATGGTGGAAGGGCGGATCGTGGCCGGCGTCGTGGTCGGTGACGGTAGCGATATCGGCGCGGGCGCCTCGATCATGGGCACGCTGTCGGGCGGCGGCACTCAGGTCGTCTCGATCGGCGAGCGCTGCCTGCTCGGCGCCAACGGTGGTACCGGTATCTCCCTCGGCGACGACTGCGTAGTCGAGGCAGGGCTCTACGTCACCGCCGGCACCAAGGTCACCCTCCCGGACGGCAAGGTCGTGAAGGCGCGCGAGCTGTCCGGTCAGCCAGGCCTGCTGTTCATCCGCAACTCGGTCAGTGGTGCTGTGGAGGCCCGGCCGCGCAAGGGTCAGGGCATCACCCTGAACGAGGCGCTGCACGCCAACGCATGA
- a CDS encoding nucleoside hydrolase, which yields MAQSLVLDTDLGTDVDDVLALAVLLGSPELKLEGITTVYGDVLLRARMASRVAAIAGRSVGPIVPGIGEPRSGREVYWPGHEGALMNGLDREQVNTSYDAAQVLASATTVLAIGPLTNLAAALEREDSVPKQLVLMGGEFVDGQVEHNIHCDVDAAVVVFGSEQPVTIIGLDQTRRLQFGLPVVEQLAAAGELGALLAAEMRQYWGFRGENHNVPHDPAAALMLVEPDLFSFERGRIDVVPKGPDAGLTRFTPDPNGPHRICTDLDPLRVNRGLITRIHTACTV from the coding sequence ATGGCTCAATCGCTCGTGCTGGATACAGACCTGGGTACCGACGTCGACGATGTGCTTGCGCTGGCGGTGTTGCTGGGCTCGCCGGAGCTCAAGCTGGAGGGCATCACCACGGTGTACGGCGATGTCCTGTTGCGGGCGCGGATGGCCAGCCGGGTGGCGGCCATCGCGGGTCGTTCGGTCGGACCGATCGTGCCCGGGATAGGCGAACCACGGTCCGGCCGCGAGGTGTATTGGCCCGGTCACGAAGGCGCGCTGATGAACGGCCTCGACCGCGAGCAGGTCAATACGTCGTACGACGCCGCGCAAGTCCTCGCCTCGGCGACCACCGTGCTGGCCATCGGCCCGCTGACGAATCTGGCCGCCGCGCTGGAGCGCGAGGATTCCGTGCCCAAGCAGTTGGTGCTGATGGGTGGCGAGTTCGTCGACGGCCAGGTCGAGCACAACATCCACTGCGACGTCGACGCGGCCGTGGTCGTGTTCGGTTCGGAGCAGCCGGTGACGATCATCGGGCTGGACCAGACCCGGCGGCTGCAGTTCGGCCTGCCGGTGGTGGAGCAGCTCGCCGCCGCCGGTGAGCTCGGCGCGCTGCTGGCCGCCGAGATGCGCCAGTACTGGGGATTCCGCGGTGAGAACCACAACGTCCCGCACGATCCGGCCGCCGCGTTGATGCTGGTCGAGCCCGACCTCTTCAGCTTCGAACGCGGCCGCATCGACGTCGTACCGAAAGGCCCCGACGCCGGCCTGACCCGCTTCACGCCCGACCCGAACGGCCCCCACCGCATCTGCACCGACCTGGACCCCCTCCGCGTCAACCGCGGCCTCATCACCCGAATCCACACCGCCTGCACGGTCTGA
- a CDS encoding phosphotransferase — protein MRPAWLDPVEPDVLAATGATTVDELTGETLRQWGSSEVWRLTSANGRSVIVKRGTDSQTAEANAYEQLVIPLGLPAPTLFRLHRDADAIILVLADAGAATLEQRPSREGYLAAAELLVTIGSVAASQARSQRLDGLIGQIPDGELRAKTLALAVPALRELGQTSPHRVVHGDFVPKNLVSDGVTWTAIDWPAAYVAPHLADLYTLTREARKDGVDPAEVVAHYNVVSGNDPELTQKQLAVGGISFTLQALTWIVTEGRRTVPESLTWIDGLLADLRELTTTLENGVIQ, from the coding sequence ATGCGCCCCGCCTGGCTGGACCCGGTCGAACCCGACGTGCTCGCGGCGACCGGAGCGACAACGGTCGACGAGTTGACCGGGGAAACCCTGCGGCAGTGGGGTTCTTCCGAGGTCTGGCGCCTGACGTCCGCGAACGGCCGCAGCGTCATCGTCAAGCGCGGAACCGACAGCCAGACCGCGGAAGCGAATGCGTACGAACAGCTCGTCATCCCGCTTGGTCTTCCTGCCCCGACGTTGTTCCGCCTGCACCGGGATGCTGACGCGATCATCCTGGTCCTCGCGGACGCGGGTGCGGCAACGCTGGAGCAACGGCCGAGCCGCGAGGGATACCTGGCCGCCGCGGAGTTACTCGTCACGATCGGGAGCGTCGCGGCTTCGCAGGCTCGGTCGCAGCGGCTCGACGGTCTCATCGGCCAGATTCCCGACGGCGAGCTGCGGGCGAAGACGCTTGCGCTCGCCGTACCTGCGCTGCGCGAGCTGGGGCAGACCTCTCCACACCGGGTCGTACACGGCGACTTCGTGCCAAAGAACCTGGTGTCCGACGGCGTCACTTGGACCGCGATCGACTGGCCCGCGGCGTACGTCGCTCCGCACCTGGCCGACCTCTACACGCTGACCCGGGAGGCCCGGAAGGACGGCGTCGATCCGGCCGAAGTGGTTGCCCACTACAACGTTGTCAGCGGCAACGACCCGGAGTTGACGCAAAAGCAGCTGGCGGTCGGGGGAATCAGCTTCACCCTGCAAGCACTGACCTGGATCGTCACCGAGGGACGCCGTACGGTGCCCGAGTCGCTGACCTGGATCGACGGCCTGCTCGCCGACCTGCGCGAGCTCACCACGACGCTGGAGAATGGGGTCATCCAATGA
- a CDS encoding NAD-dependent epimerase/dehydratase family protein gives MRLLVLGGTKYLGRHLVEAALRDGHDVTLFNRGQTGQGLFPTASQLRGDRSRPDALAEGEWDGVVDFSGFVGTDVRRTAELLADRVGQYTFMSTIGVYADKVTPYQTEAAPLVGWPDGTADDAFSMDVYGAQKVRCEQILTDVLGERATYVRSGFIVGRYGPDFGPWGQPLAEGRQLDCAARPDQPLQYLDARDLADFLLKVTAERRPGPFNAVSPTLTIEAFLDAWQRVARKPVPVDWNPATDYLGLPHDGSNDGTFQLDNTRALKAGLRVRAAGETAADYIAWIREGNTPPPPPH, from the coding sequence ATGAGGCTGCTCGTGCTCGGCGGCACGAAGTACCTCGGCCGCCACCTGGTCGAGGCCGCGCTCCGGGATGGGCACGACGTCACCCTGTTCAACCGCGGCCAGACCGGCCAGGGGTTGTTCCCGACAGCGAGCCAGCTGCGAGGCGACCGAAGCCGGCCCGACGCGCTGGCCGAGGGCGAGTGGGACGGCGTCGTCGACTTCTCCGGGTTCGTCGGCACGGACGTTCGACGTACTGCGGAATTGCTCGCGGACCGGGTCGGCCAGTACACGTTCATGTCGACCATCGGCGTCTACGCGGACAAGGTCACGCCGTACCAAACCGAGGCGGCGCCGCTGGTCGGTTGGCCCGACGGTACGGCGGATGACGCCTTCAGCATGGACGTCTACGGCGCACAAAAGGTGCGCTGCGAGCAGATCCTCACGGACGTACTGGGCGAGCGGGCGACGTACGTGCGATCCGGGTTCATCGTCGGGCGGTATGGCCCGGACTTCGGTCCGTGGGGCCAGCCACTGGCGGAGGGGCGGCAGTTGGATTGCGCCGCGCGTCCAGACCAGCCGCTCCAGTATCTCGACGCCCGGGACCTCGCGGACTTTCTGCTCAAAGTCACGGCCGAGCGCCGGCCCGGTCCGTTCAACGCGGTCAGCCCGACGCTGACGATCGAGGCATTTCTCGACGCCTGGCAGCGGGTGGCGCGCAAGCCGGTGCCGGTGGACTGGAACCCGGCGACCGACTATCTCGGCCTGCCGCATGACGGCAGTAACGACGGAACCTTCCAGCTGGACAACACCCGCGCTCTTAAGGCCGGCCTACGTGTGCGGGCTGCCGGGGAGACCGCCGCCGACTACATCGCGTGGATCCGCGAGGGCAACACCCCGCCACCACCGCCGCATTAA
- a CDS encoding LacI family DNA-binding transcriptional regulator has protein sequence MTTTIYDVARSSGVSPATVSRVLSGRRNVDPVLAEKVQAAVAKLGYRPNGVARNLRRASTNLWAVVISDIENPFFTSLVRGLEDIAQTEGYHVVLCNSDEDPAKESAYASAVLTEQMAGVVISPTSTADGVRQLHEAKTPMVLIDRKVDGVDADTVLVDNEHGAAEGVRHLIDGGYRRIACITGPRKVSTAMDRLAGYRAALRGAGIRSNKDLVRHADFREAGGFEAMESLLDLPEPPEALFVANNLMTVGALECLAKRGLRAPDDIAIVGFDDIPWAKLVVPSLTTVAQPTYELGRRAGLLLKERIAEPGRPPSTVTLPTQLHIRASSVPR, from the coding sequence ATGACGACGACGATCTACGACGTGGCGCGTAGCTCGGGTGTCTCCCCTGCCACGGTCTCCCGGGTGCTGAGCGGCCGGCGCAACGTCGACCCGGTGCTGGCCGAGAAGGTCCAGGCCGCCGTGGCGAAACTCGGCTACCGCCCGAACGGCGTCGCGCGGAACCTGCGCCGAGCCAGCACCAACCTGTGGGCCGTGGTCATCTCCGATATCGAGAACCCGTTCTTCACCTCACTCGTCCGCGGCCTGGAGGACATCGCCCAGACCGAGGGCTACCACGTCGTGCTCTGCAACAGCGACGAGGACCCGGCCAAGGAATCGGCGTACGCGTCGGCCGTATTGACCGAGCAGATGGCCGGCGTGGTGATCTCCCCGACCAGTACGGCGGACGGGGTGCGGCAGTTGCACGAGGCCAAGACGCCGATGGTGCTGATCGACCGCAAGGTGGACGGGGTCGACGCCGACACCGTGCTGGTCGACAACGAACACGGCGCGGCCGAGGGCGTACGCCATTTGATCGATGGCGGCTATCGCCGGATCGCGTGCATCACCGGACCGCGCAAGGTCAGTACGGCAATGGACCGGCTGGCGGGTTATCGCGCGGCCCTGCGCGGTGCGGGGATCCGGTCCAACAAGGACCTCGTCCGGCACGCCGATTTCCGCGAGGCCGGCGGGTTCGAGGCGATGGAGAGTCTGCTCGACCTGCCCGAACCGCCCGAGGCGCTCTTCGTGGCGAACAACCTGATGACCGTCGGCGCGCTCGAGTGCCTGGCCAAACGAGGTCTACGCGCTCCCGACGACATCGCCATCGTCGGCTTCGACGACATCCCGTGGGCCAAGCTGGTCGTACCGTCGCTCACCACGGTCGCCCAGCCAACGTACGAGCTCGGCCGCCGCGCCGGCCTACTACTCAAGGAACGCATCGCCGAACCCGGCCGTCCGCCGTCGACGGTCACCCTCCCGACCCAGCTCCACATCCGCGCCAGTTCCGTCCCGCGTTAA